The Anabaena sp. WA102 genome contains a region encoding:
- a CDS encoding sensor histidine kinase yields MFQATRRRLAIWYTAITAILLLLFASGVYLYVRSTLVERIDDTLYHVVEVVERSLVIEPINFHPNQLRINVEASFPNNAESAEDDRIDLEWFSSNGELLWSTFSEILDIPIHTHHTGETVRIEGMGGWGESAQLFRQVTKRIEKGRQVLGYLRVSHPWFEVTKPSRELIFDLALGISLMLLSVAASGWFLSGKAMEPVRESYQRLKQFTADASHELRSPIALIQTNVQIALADLDAGEEEKNTVEYKQQLKVVERLTQRLGKLVNDLLFLARQDSGISTDLFSSCPLDALLMEVVEEQQLVAREKQINLVLNLVDSALTKVNPELLENWFTLRGNWEQLVRLFTNLIGNALQYTPPQGVIKVELERIEGINRVTGRRYTNSHLQIKVSDTGTGIPADALPKLFDRFYRVDPARTHRGGKTATATTTGSGLGLAIAQAIIEHHQGQIQVTSNLGEGTTFTVILPILSQESGVQELGVRS; encoded by the coding sequence CTGTTTCAAGCTACTCGTCGCCGGTTGGCAATTTGGTACACGGCTATAACGGCAATTTTACTATTATTATTTGCTAGTGGAGTATATTTATATGTTCGTAGTACATTGGTTGAGCGCATTGACGATACACTATATCATGTGGTGGAAGTTGTCGAGCGCTCTTTGGTAATTGAACCGATAAATTTTCACCCAAATCAACTGCGAATAAATGTAGAAGCTAGTTTTCCTAATAATGCTGAAAGTGCCGAAGATGATCGGATTGATTTAGAGTGGTTTAGTTCTAATGGTGAATTATTATGGTCAACTTTTTCGGAAATATTAGATATTCCTATTCATACTCATCATACAGGTGAAACTGTGCGAATAGAGGGCATGGGAGGATGGGGAGAATCTGCACAGTTATTTAGACAAGTTACGAAAAGGATAGAAAAAGGAAGACAAGTTTTAGGATATTTACGAGTTAGTCATCCTTGGTTTGAGGTGACGAAACCTAGCCGGGAATTAATTTTTGATTTGGCTTTAGGTATTAGTTTAATGCTATTGTCAGTGGCGGCTAGTGGTTGGTTTTTATCGGGTAAGGCGATGGAACCTGTGCGAGAATCTTATCAACGCCTAAAACAATTTACTGCTGATGCTTCTCATGAATTAAGAAGTCCGATTGCTTTAATTCAAACTAATGTTCAAATTGCTTTGGCTGATTTGGATGCAGGGGAAGAAGAAAAAAATACGGTTGAATATAAACAACAATTAAAGGTAGTAGAACGACTTACTCAAAGATTGGGGAAGTTAGTTAACGATTTGCTATTTTTGGCTAGACAAGATAGTGGTATTAGCACGGATTTATTTTCATCTTGTCCTCTTGATGCTTTATTAATGGAAGTTGTAGAAGAACAACAACTGGTAGCTAGAGAAAAACAAATTAATCTGGTTTTAAATTTAGTTGATTCTGCGTTGACAAAAGTTAATCCCGAATTACTAGAAAATTGGTTTACTCTCAGGGGGAATTGGGAGCAATTAGTCAGGTTATTTACAAATTTGATTGGTAATGCTTTGCAGTATACTCCACCTCAAGGAGTCATAAAAGTGGAGTTAGAAAGAATAGAGGGGATAAATCGAGTTACAGGAAGGCGTTACACTAATTCTCATTTACAAATAAAAGTTAGTGATACTGGCACTGGTATTCCTGCGGACGCGCTACCAAAATTATTTGACCGCTTTTATCGAGTTGATCCAGCACGAACTCATAGAGGTGGGAAAACCGCTACAGCCACAACTACTGGTTCAGGATTAGGATTAGCGATCGCTCAAGCCATTATCGAGCATCATCAAGGACAAATTCAAGTAACTAGCAATCTGGGCGAAGGTACTACTTTCACCGTTATTCTGCCAATTTTGTCCCAGGAGTCAGGAGTTCAGGAGTTAGGAGTTAGGAGTTAG
- the ppk1 gene encoding polyphosphate kinase 1, which produces MAKPKKNSASMNLSDPQYYINRELSWLEFNNRVLHEACDPRTPLLERLKFLAIFSSNLDEFFMVRVAGLKQQVEATVNLLTPDGRTPQKQLDDIRLHLNPQLKKHNAEFEEVLRPLLVQQGIYILDYIELNPKQRSYLDNYFEEQIFPVLTPLAVDPSHPFPHISNLSLNLAVVVKNPDTEEEFFARVKVPQVLPRFLPLPPELRVQDNGKIANWSGIPLEQAIAHNLESLFPGMSIQEYHPFRITRDADLELEEDEADDLLLAIEQELRKRRMGGNTVRLEIRSQTPASVRSRLLEDLRLTNSDIYEVDGLLALRDLMYFLALPLPELKDLPRQSVVPSRLQRLREPCIDTDVLEQEEGKDFFSIIREKDLLVHHPYQSFSGTVVRFITSAAHDPNVLAIKMTLYRTSGDSPIVNALIAAAENGKQVSVLVELKARFDEENNIYWARRLERVGVHVVYGLVGLKTHSKIVLVVRREKDRMRRYVHIGTGNYNPKTARLYTDLGLFSCREELGADLTDVFNFLTGYSRQKSYREIMVAPVNMRDRFLELIKREIDNVQNGFSGRIVAKMNALVDPQIISALYEASRAGVQIDLIIRGICCLRPGLPNLSDNIRVISIIGRFLEHSRIYYFYNHNQEEIYIGSADWMRRNLDRRVEVITPIKDQEIAKDLQEILGIMLADNRHAWELQPDGNYTQRCPGDNCPEANSQKTIMSMALRSAGIN; this is translated from the coding sequence ATGGCGAAACCAAAAAAAAATTCTGCTTCCATGAATTTGAGTGATCCACAATACTACATCAACCGTGAGTTAAGTTGGCTAGAATTTAATAATCGGGTCTTACATGAGGCTTGTGATCCCAGAACTCCTCTGTTGGAAAGGCTGAAATTTTTAGCCATTTTTAGTTCCAATTTGGATGAGTTCTTTATGGTACGAGTGGCAGGTTTAAAGCAACAGGTAGAAGCCACTGTTAATTTATTAACTCCTGATGGCCGGACACCACAGAAACAACTAGATGATATTCGTTTGCATTTGAATCCCCAACTCAAAAAGCACAATGCGGAATTTGAGGAAGTGCTGCGACCACTGTTAGTCCAGCAGGGAATCTATATTCTGGATTACATAGAATTGAATCCCAAACAGCGAAGTTATCTAGATAACTATTTTGAAGAGCAGATTTTTCCAGTTCTGACTCCTCTTGCTGTTGATCCTAGTCATCCCTTTCCTCACATTTCTAATCTCAGTTTAAATCTAGCAGTGGTGGTCAAAAATCCTGATACAGAAGAGGAGTTTTTTGCCAGAGTTAAAGTTCCTCAAGTCTTACCAAGATTTTTGCCATTACCCCCAGAGTTGAGAGTTCAAGACAATGGGAAAATTGCTAACTGGTCAGGGATTCCCTTAGAACAAGCGATCGCTCATAACCTAGAATCTCTCTTTCCCGGCATGAGTATCCAAGAATATCACCCATTCCGCATTACCCGCGACGCTGATCTAGAATTAGAGGAAGATGAAGCCGACGACCTGTTATTAGCCATTGAACAGGAACTTCGCAAACGCCGCATGGGGGGGAATACCGTCAGGTTAGAAATTCGCTCCCAAACCCCTGCATCAGTGCGTTCCCGTCTCTTAGAAGATTTACGACTCACCAACAGCGACATTTATGAAGTTGATGGTCTGTTGGCACTGCGGGATTTAATGTACTTTCTGGCACTACCACTACCAGAACTTAAAGATCTCCCCCGTCAATCCGTCGTTCCTTCCCGCTTACAACGGCTCAGAGAACCCTGTATTGATACTGACGTTCTTGAACAAGAAGAAGGAAAAGACTTCTTTTCCATAATTCGAGAAAAAGATTTGCTAGTTCATCATCCCTATCAATCTTTCTCCGGGACAGTAGTGCGCTTTATTACTAGTGCCGCCCATGATCCCAACGTCCTAGCCATCAAAATGACTCTCTACCGGACTTCTGGAGACTCACCCATAGTTAATGCTTTAATTGCAGCAGCAGAAAATGGTAAACAAGTTTCCGTATTAGTCGAATTAAAAGCCCGGTTTGATGAAGAGAATAACATTTATTGGGCAAGACGTTTAGAAAGAGTTGGTGTTCATGTTGTCTATGGTTTAGTCGGTTTGAAAACCCATAGCAAAATCGTCTTGGTAGTGCGACGAGAAAAAGACAGAATGCGCCGTTATGTACACATTGGGACTGGGAATTACAACCCCAAAACCGCACGACTCTATACAGATTTAGGCTTATTTAGTTGTCGAGAAGAATTAGGCGCAGATTTAACAGATGTGTTTAACTTCTTAACAGGCTACTCTCGCCAAAAATCCTATCGAGAAATTATGGTAGCACCTGTGAATATGCGCGATCGCTTTCTCGAATTAATTAAACGCGAAATTGACAATGTGCAAAACGGATTTTCCGGTCGCATAGTCGCCAAAATGAACGCCCTAGTTGACCCACAAATAATTTCTGCCCTGTACGAAGCATCCCGCGCTGGGGTTCAAATTGACCTAATTATTCGGGGAATATGTTGTTTGCGTCCCGGACTACCAAATCTCAGCGACAACATTCGCGTTATCAGCATTATTGGCCGCTTTTTAGAACACTCCCGCATATATTACTTCTACAATCATAACCAAGAAGAAATATATATCGGCAGCGCAGATTGGATGCGGCGTAATTTAGATCGTCGCGTCGAAGTTATTACCCCCATCAAAGACCAAGAAATTGCCAAAGATTTACAAGAAATCTTAGGGATTATGTTAGCAGATAATCGTCATGCCTGGGAATTACAACCTGATGGCAATTATACCCAAAGATGCCCAGGTGATAACTGTCCAGAAGCCAATTCTCAAAAAACAATTATGTCTATGGCTTTACGTTCCGCCGGCATAAATTAG
- a CDS encoding response regulator produces the protein MLMLSKEPSKLRLLVVDDHELTRLSLYLIFSTQENIQVVGLASNGQEAIDMVKCHQPHVIILDLQMPIMDGWSASNYIKAISPNTQILAYSSIDESYFHNYKIKYQFDKVCTKDIPTKELITLVRKLGNKLGYSSFFEERLHSA, from the coding sequence ATGTTAATGTTGTCCAAAGAGCCTTCTAAATTGCGCCTTCTTGTAGTTGATGATCATGAACTCACTCGTTTAAGTCTGTACCTAATTTTTTCTACTCAAGAAAATATTCAAGTTGTTGGTTTAGCTAGTAATGGTCAAGAAGCTATAGACATGGTTAAATGCCATCAACCTCATGTGATCATTCTCGATTTACAAATGCCGATTATGGATGGTTGGTCAGCATCTAATTACATTAAAGCTATATCTCCAAATACTCAAATTTTGGCTTATTCCTCAATAGATGAATCATATTTTCATAACTATAAAATTAAATATCAATTTGATAAAGTTTGCACAAAAGATATTCCCACAAAAGAACTCATTACCTTAGTCAGAAAATTAGGCAACAAACTTGGGTATTCTTCATTTTTTGAAGAAAGATTGCACTCTGCTTAA
- a CDS encoding DUF2854 domain-containing protein, with protein MLGRISLGTLGLTIGTILTITGFVAYFVDNATLNLVGFFYGFPLLLGGLALKANELKPVPFSQTSTPSILELRKQQATVTQTKIRKDITRNCYGQKAHLDVALAYLGLSPTDDARPIVTGLRETEINGAYTLILEFDSPLITFDTWQQKQEKMTKYFGPDVEVSMKQPREDYIELTLMKTLT; from the coding sequence ATGCTCGGCAGAATTTCTTTAGGAACACTTGGCTTAACAATAGGTACTATACTCACCATAACAGGTTTTGTTGCCTACTTTGTAGATAATGCCACCCTCAATCTAGTGGGATTTTTCTATGGATTTCCCCTATTACTGGGAGGTTTAGCCCTAAAAGCCAATGAACTTAAACCTGTACCTTTCAGCCAAACTAGCACACCATCCATCCTAGAACTCAGAAAGCAACAAGCAACAGTTACACAGACCAAAATCCGCAAAGACATCACCCGCAACTGTTATGGGCAAAAAGCTCATTTAGATGTAGCCCTAGCCTATCTAGGTTTAAGTCCCACCGATGACGCAAGACCAATAGTAACAGGTTTACGAGAAACCGAAATCAATGGCGCTTATACCTTAATTCTAGAATTTGATTCACCACTAATCACCTTTGATACCTGGCAGCAAAAGCAGGAAAAAATGACTAAGTATTTTGGACCAGATGTAGAAGTGAGCATGAAACAGCCCAGAGAGGACTACATTGAACTAACTTTGATGAAAACTTTAACCTAA
- a CDS encoding bifunctional serine/threonine-protein kinase/formylglycine-generating enzyme family protein: MSQCLNPACIYPNPQGTNFCQECGDKILLDDRYRPIKFLGEGGFGRTFQAVDEKRLNTPCVIKQFLPQQTGSAALQKATELFQQEAQRLQELGKHPQIPDLEAFFSQDDRLYLVQDFIDGQNLLEEFQNQGTLNEPQIRNILIELLPVLQFIHDNKVIHRDIKPENIIRSKKGKLFLIDFGVSKETSGSILTRIGTTVGTPGYAPPEQLRGTAYHNSDLYSLAVTCVRLLTGHFQKSDGSDQLFDTNRMQWTWRKYVSLSQELIDVLETMLQDIPANRYQSATEVLAALANQKTIVIPISQPQGSNNLFKQIFQFISPPTNTSLNINPQSSFTEDLGKGIKLEMIAIPGGTFLMGSPDNEAERDSDESPQHQVTVPSFFMGKYKLTQAQYQAIIGNNPSYFKGNNRPVANVSWDEAVTFCQKLTQKTQKNYRLPSEAEWEYACRGGKKTPFSFGDNITTDLVNYDGNDPYNSAPKGKYREQTTDVGTFPPNAFGLYDMHENFWEWCEDDWHYNYMDLPIDGSAWKSRSGSSEKLLRGGSYRDYTAMFWPQGDRGRTSRYDRDHRYGFRVVFCSRTL, encoded by the coding sequence ATGAGCCAATGCCTTAACCCCGCCTGTATTTACCCAAATCCCCAAGGTACTAACTTTTGTCAAGAATGCGGCGATAAAATCCTTTTAGATGATCGTTATCGTCCCATTAAATTTCTCGGAGAAGGTGGTTTTGGCAGAACATTTCAAGCAGTAGATGAAAAAAGATTAAATACACCCTGCGTTATCAAACAATTCTTACCCCAACAAACAGGAAGCGCCGCATTACAAAAAGCGACTGAATTATTTCAACAAGAAGCCCAAAGACTGCAAGAACTAGGAAAACATCCCCAAATTCCAGATTTAGAAGCCTTCTTTTCTCAAGATGATAGACTTTATTTAGTCCAAGATTTTATTGATGGTCAAAACCTATTAGAAGAATTTCAAAATCAAGGCACATTAAACGAACCGCAAATCAGAAATATCTTAATAGAATTATTACCTGTTTTACAATTTATCCATGATAACAAAGTCATTCATCGAGACATCAAACCAGAAAATATTATCAGAAGCAAAAAGGGTAAATTATTCCTCATTGATTTTGGCGTTTCCAAAGAAACAAGCGGCAGTATTTTAACTAGAATTGGAACTACAGTAGGTACTCCTGGATATGCACCTCCAGAACAGTTGCGGGGTACGGCTTACCATAATAGTGATCTCTATAGTTTAGCTGTTACCTGTGTGAGATTATTGACGGGACATTTTCAAAAGTCCGATGGTTCAGATCAATTGTTTGATACTAACAGAATGCAGTGGACATGGCGAAAATATGTGTCTTTAAGTCAGGAATTAATAGATGTATTAGAAACAATGTTACAGGATATTCCTGCTAATCGTTATCAATCAGCCACAGAAGTTTTAGCAGCATTAGCAAATCAAAAAACAATAGTTATTCCCATTTCACAACCACAAGGTTCTAATAATCTATTCAAACAAATTTTTCAGTTTATTTCTCCACCAACAAATACCAGCTTAAATATCAATCCTCAATCATCATTTACTGAAGACTTAGGAAAGGGTATTAAATTAGAAATGATAGCCATACCCGGAGGAACTTTTCTCATGGGTTCACCGGACAATGAAGCAGAAAGAGATAGTGATGAAAGTCCTCAACATCAAGTCACAGTTCCCAGCTTCTTTATGGGCAAATATAAATTAACACAGGCACAATATCAAGCTATCATAGGTAATAATCCCTCTTACTTCAAAGGCAATAACCGCCCAGTTGCAAATGTCAGTTGGGATGAGGCAGTTACATTCTGTCAAAAGTTAACTCAAAAGACACAGAAAAACTACAGATTGCCCAGTGAAGCAGAATGGGAGTATGCTTGTAGAGGCGGGAAAAAAACGCCATTTTCATTTGGTGACAACATCACCACAGATTTAGTTAATTATGATGGCAATGATCCCTACAATTCCGCGCCAAAAGGCAAATATCGAGAACAAACCACAGATGTAGGAACTTTTCCCCCTAACGCTTTTGGATTGTACGATATGCACGAGAATTTCTGGGAGTGGTGCGAAGATGACTGGCATTATAACTATATGGATTTGCCTATAGATGGTAGTGCTTGGAAGAGTCGAAGCGGTAGCAGCGAAAAGCTTCTTCGTGGCGGCAGTTATCGGGACTACACTGCTATGTTCTGGCCGCAGGGGGATCGCGGTAGGACTTCGCGTTATGATCGTGACCACCGCTACGGTTTCCGGGTCGTGTTCTGTTCCAGAACTTTGTAG
- a CDS encoding Uma2 family endonuclease has translation MITTIERRYSLDEYRAIEEKAEERSEYRDGEIVPMSGGSLNHSRIGGNIFAFLKFILRDSKCEPINSDLRLWIPEYKRGVYPDVMVFADEPQLNDNRNDEVLNPILIVEVLSPSTADYDRQSKFRMYRSISSFCEYLLVEQDEIFIEKYSKQSQGWLLSDFNDVEKSISLESVGVDLPISEIYRGVVFG, from the coding sequence ATGATTACTACTATTGAGCGCCGTTATAGTTTAGATGAATATCGCGCCATTGAAGAAAAAGCTGAAGAACGCAGTGAATATCGTGATGGAGAAATTGTGCCAATGTCGGGAGGATCACTCAATCATAGTCGTATAGGTGGCAATATTTTTGCATTTCTCAAGTTTATTTTGCGTGATAGTAAATGTGAGCCAATTAATAGTGATTTGAGGTTATGGATTCCTGAATATAAACGCGGAGTATATCCAGATGTCATGGTTTTTGCAGATGAACCCCAACTAAATGATAACCGCAATGATGAAGTTTTAAATCCTATTTTAATTGTAGAAGTATTATCACCTTCAACCGCTGATTATGACAGACAAAGCAAGTTTCGGATGTATCGTTCAATTAGCAGTTTTTGTGAATATTTATTAGTTGAACAAGATGAAATTTTTATAGAAAAATATAGTAAACAGTCTCAAGGTTGGTTATTGAGTGATTTTAATGATGTAGAAAAATCCATTTCTTTGGAGTCTGTTGGGGTTGATTTACCGATATCGGAAATTTATCGCGGTGTTGTTTTTGGGTAA
- the hflX gene encoding GTPase HflX: METIFGNVQGLKSSQLKQLQRLYHQRISGDCITTTDFAQRLAAVSTEINQPVCVYINRRGQVIRVGVGTPRQTQIPPLELPRYGAERLSGIRCLSTNLKSEPPNEAALTAMALQRLDALVVLNITGAGFTKRGGGSTGYVKEAYLAHLVANSRQLVTTQSSDMSISDAVMYSHVSSPLSLDALADQDFLNLVEGLEEEFSREFVGQEVDADHDRVLIVGVLTENTNPQQFQDIIVELTRLVDTAGGTVLQVLQQKRSRIHPQTVIGEGKVQEAALTAQTLGANLVVFDRDLSPSQVRNLEAQIGVRVVDRTEVILDIFAQRAQSGAGKLQVELAQLEYMMPRLAGRGQSMSRLGGGIGTRGPGETKLETERRAIQKRISRLQQEVNQLQAHRCRLRQRRQHREVPSVALVGYTNAGKSTLLNALTNSEVYTADQLFATLDPTTRRLTLPHAETAAPQETLMTDTVGFIHELPASLMDAFRATLEEVTEADALLHLVDLSHPAWLNHIRAVRDILAQMPITPGPALVAFNKIDQVNSETLALAREEFPLAVFISASQRLGLETLRQRLSLLIQYAVGDD, encoded by the coding sequence ATAGAGACTATCTTTGGCAATGTTCAAGGTTTGAAGTCCAGCCAGCTAAAACAACTCCAGCGGCTGTACCACCAGCGGATATCAGGTGATTGTATTACTACAACTGATTTTGCTCAACGTCTGGCAGCAGTCAGTACGGAAATCAATCAACCTGTTTGTGTTTACATTAATCGTCGCGGACAGGTAATTCGGGTTGGTGTCGGTACTCCGCGTCAAACTCAAATTCCGCCCCTAGAACTGCCCCGTTACGGAGCAGAACGTCTCAGCGGTATTCGTTGTTTATCCACCAATCTTAAGTCAGAACCACCAAATGAAGCAGCCTTGACGGCAATGGCTTTACAAAGATTGGATGCTTTAGTAGTTTTAAATATTACTGGGGCGGGATTTACAAAGCGTGGTGGTGGTTCAACTGGGTATGTAAAAGAAGCGTATTTAGCCCATCTGGTAGCCAATAGTAGACAGTTAGTTACGACTCAATCTTCTGATATGAGTATTTCCGATGCTGTGATGTATTCTCATGTATCATCGCCTCTAAGTTTAGATGCTTTAGCCGACCAGGATTTTCTCAACTTAGTGGAAGGTTTAGAAGAGGAATTTAGTCGGGAGTTTGTTGGTCAAGAAGTAGATGCTGATCATGATCGAGTGTTAATTGTTGGGGTATTAACGGAAAATACTAATCCACAACAATTCCAGGACATCATTGTGGAATTGACCCGTTTAGTGGATACGGCTGGTGGTACTGTATTACAGGTATTACAACAAAAGCGATCGCGTATTCATCCCCAAACAGTGATTGGTGAAGGTAAAGTCCAAGAAGCTGCTCTCACAGCGCAAACTCTGGGTGCTAACTTGGTAGTATTTGATCGTGATCTTTCACCCTCCCAAGTTCGCAATTTAGAAGCGCAAATTGGTGTTAGGGTAGTTGACCGTACCGAAGTAATTTTAGATATTTTTGCCCAACGCGCTCAATCTGGTGCAGGTAAATTACAGGTAGAATTGGCACAGTTAGAGTATATGATGCCACGACTCGCTGGTAGAGGTCAATCCATGTCCAGATTAGGGGGTGGTATTGGGACAAGAGGACCTGGTGAAACCAAACTAGAAACAGAACGCCGAGCTATTCAAAAACGCATTTCTCGACTCCAACAAGAAGTTAATCAATTACAAGCACATCGTTGTAGATTAAGGCAACGGCGACAACATCGAGAAGTTCCTTCGGTGGCTTTGGTGGGTTATACCAACGCTGGTAAATCTACTTTACTTAACGCCCTTACCAATTCAGAAGTATACACGGCTGACCAACTGTTTGCCACTCTTGACCCCACAACCCGACGCTTAACACTTCCCCATGCGGAGACGGCCGCACCCCAGGAAACTCTAATGACGGATACTGTAGGGTTTATCCATGAGTTACCTGCATCTTTGATGGATGCATTTCGGGCAACTTTGGAAGAGGTTACAGAAGCGGATGCTTTACTGCATTTAGTAGACTTATCTCATCCGGCTTGGTTGAATCATATTCGCGCAGTTCGGGACATACTCGCGCAAATGCCGATTACACCAGGACCGGCGTTAGTTGCTTTTAATAAAATTGATCAAGTTAATAGTGAAACACTGGCTTTGGCTAGAGAAGAGTTTCCTTTAGCAGTGTTTATTTCTGCTAGTCAACGTTTAGGACTGGAAACTCTGCGTCAAAGGCTATCGCTGTTGATTCAATACGCTGTTGGTGATGATTGA
- the rplS gene encoding 50S ribosomal protein L19, whose amino-acid sequence MNAQEIIRSIEAEQMKSDLPEIYVGDTVKVGVKIQEGTKFRVQPYEGVVIARRNGGINETITVRKVFQGVGVERVFLLHSPLVESIKVLRRGKVRRAKLYYLRKLVGKATRIKQRFDRPL is encoded by the coding sequence ATGAACGCCCAAGAGATTATCCGCTCAATTGAAGCGGAACAGATGAAATCTGATTTACCCGAAATCTATGTCGGTGATACAGTCAAAGTCGGAGTTAAAATTCAGGAAGGCACTAAGTTCCGTGTGCAACCTTACGAAGGTGTAGTTATAGCTAGACGCAATGGCGGCATCAACGAAACTATCACAGTCCGCAAAGTTTTCCAAGGTGTGGGTGTAGAACGAGTATTTTTGCTTCATTCTCCCCTAGTTGAAAGTATTAAAGTATTACGTCGTGGTAAAGTTAGACGTGCTAAACTGTACTACCTACGTAAACTGGTCGGTAAGGCAACCCGCATTAAACAAAGATTCGACCGCCCTTTGTGA
- the secE gene encoding preprotein translocase subunit SecE produces the protein MAKKNEAEMPETENGFNLNNFFQGTKEELEKVIWPSRKQLVSESAAVLLMVTLSASLIYLVDGLFAWAAKQVF, from the coding sequence GTGGCCAAAAAAAATGAAGCAGAAATGCCAGAAACCGAAAATGGGTTTAACTTAAACAATTTTTTCCAGGGTACAAAGGAAGAACTTGAGAAAGTGATTTGGCCCAGTCGGAAACAGTTGGTAAGTGAATCAGCCGCTGTACTATTAATGGTTACACTCTCCGCATCTTTGATATATCTGGTCGATGGATTGTTCGCTTGGGCAGCAAAACAGGTGTTCTGA
- the nusG gene encoding transcription termination/antitermination protein NusG: protein MTSATDEPRNSELQLEETLLTAMKEARWYAVQVASGCEKRVKTNLEQRIQTFDVADKIIQVEIPHTPTVKIRKDGKRLPSEEKVFPGYVLVRMVMSDDTWQVVRNTSHVINFVGAEQKRGSGRGRGHVKPVPLNPSEVERIFKQALEQEPVVKIDMASGDKIVVLSGPFKDFEGEVIEVSPERSKLKALLSIFGRDTPVELEFNQVKKQS, encoded by the coding sequence ATGACTTCTGCAACAGACGAACCACGCAACTCCGAGTTGCAGTTAGAGGAAACACTCTTAACAGCGATGAAAGAAGCACGCTGGTATGCAGTGCAAGTAGCCTCTGGCTGTGAGAAACGGGTAAAGACAAATTTAGAGCAACGTATCCAAACTTTTGATGTCGCTGACAAAATCATCCAAGTGGAAATTCCCCACACCCCAACGGTGAAAATCCGTAAGGATGGTAAGCGGTTACCTTCAGAAGAAAAGGTTTTCCCTGGTTATGTGCTAGTCCGAATGGTAATGAGTGATGATACATGGCAAGTGGTAAGAAACACCTCTCATGTGATTAACTTTGTGGGTGCAGAGCAAAAGCGTGGTAGCGGCAGAGGTCGTGGTCACGTTAAGCCAGTTCCCCTAAATCCTTCGGAAGTTGAACGCATATTCAAACAAGCCTTGGAACAAGAGCCAGTAGTCAAAATTGATATGGCTTCAGGTGATAAGATAGTTGTGCTTTCTGGTCCATTTAAGGATTTTGAAGGTGAGGTGATTGAAGTTTCCCCAGAAAGGAGTAAACTAAAAGCTCTACTCTCGATCTTTGGAAGAGATACACCAGTAGAATTGGAATTTAATCAGGTTAAAAAACAGAGCTAA
- the rplK gene encoding 50S ribosomal protein L11 codes for MAKKVVAVIKLALNAGKANPAPPVGPALGQHGVNIMMFCKEYNAKTADQAGMVIPVEISVYEDRSFTFVLKTPPASVLIRKAAKIERGSNEPNKKKVGSISRTQLREIAQTKLPDLNANDIDAAMNIVEGTAKNMGVTVTD; via the coding sequence ATGGCGAAGAAAGTAGTAGCGGTCATTAAGTTGGCCCTGAATGCTGGGAAAGCCAACCCAGCACCGCCAGTTGGTCCTGCGTTGGGTCAACATGGTGTTAACATCATGATGTTCTGCAAAGAGTACAATGCCAAAACAGCAGACCAAGCTGGGATGGTTATACCTGTAGAAATTTCTGTTTATGAAGATAGAAGTTTTACATTTGTCCTCAAAACTCCACCAGCATCAGTGTTGATTCGCAAGGCAGCGAAGATTGAAAGAGGCTCAAATGAACCCAACAAAAAGAAAGTTGGTAGCATTAGCAGAACGCAATTACGCGAAATTGCTCAAACTAAACTTCCTGACCTCAACGCCAATGATATTGATGCAGCCATGAATATTGTGGAAGGAACTGCTAAAAACATGGGCGTAACAGTTACAGATTAG